In Acidobacteriota bacterium, the genomic stretch GGAAGAGCTGAAGGTGGAGGACGGCTGGGTGATGGCGGTCGCCGACGGCGGGCCCCGCATCACCCTCGCCGACCTGGTGACCACCGCCCACCGCCGCGGCTACGACCTCGACATGACTTCCGTCTACCAGCCGCGCACGGTGAAACCGGACCCCGACACGGGCCTGTCGCCGCGCGCCTTCATGACCTACATGTTCGCCAGCCACGCCGCCGAAGTGGTGGTCGACCTGGAAACCGGAGAGGTGGTGGTCGAGCGTCTGATCGCCGTCCACGATGTCGGCAAGGCGATCAATCCGCGCGAGGTGGCCGGCCAGATCGAAGGCGGCGCCGCCCAAGGGCTGGGAATGGCGCTGATGGAAGAGGTGATCACCGACCAGGGCGAGATCAAGAACGCCAGCTTCACCGACTACCTCATTCCCACCATCGCCGACGTCCCCTGGATCGAGTCGATCATCCTCGAACGTCCCGACCTCGAGGGTCCCTATGGCGCCCGCGGCGTCGGCGAGCCGCCCTTGATCGGCACCGTCCCGGCAGTCCTGGGGGCGATCAGCGACGCCATCGGGGCACCGATCAGCGAGACTCCGGCCACCGCCGAGCGGGTCTGGTCGGCGATCCATCGCAGAGCCTAGCCCCGGGAAACCCATCGCCATGTGGATCGCCTTGCTCCTGTCGATCATCGTCGGCACCGCCATCGTGGTGCAGAACGGCGCCAACGCTCATCTGATGAAGAACAGCAGCCTGTGGCTGCTGCTGGCCGTCGGCAATCTGGTCGCGGCGGGACTCTCGGCGGCGTTTTTCTTGACTCAGCGCAAGGGCGAAGTGCTGGCCGACCTCTCCCGCCTGCCGCCGCTGGTGTTGGTGCCGGCAGTCTGTGGCTTTGCGATCACCGCCGGCATGCCGCTGGCGATCGAGCGCCTCGGCGTGTTCAAGACGGTACTACTGGTGATCGCCTGCCAGATCCTCGCCGGCATCGCCTGGGATCGCTTCGTCACCGAAACCGCCGTCGCCGGCAACCAGCTCTTCGGTGCCGCCCTCATCCTCGGTGGCGTCCTGCTGGTCCTCAAGCCGGCCGGGTGACTCGCCTCACAGCGGATTCAGCGCGAATCCCAAGGCCCGAGCGGCCTGGGCAAACCTCTCATCGTAGGTCGCAATCTCGACCTCGAGCCCCCGCCCACGCAGGAAGTCGGCCGAAGCCAGGTGCAGGGCGTCCGAGGTTCGCAAGGCCGCTGGAAAGGGCTTCAACGCACGTTCCAAAACCGGCGCGCTGAGCTCGAGGAAGGCGAGCCGAGCGGTCAACTCCGCCGCCAGCTCGCCATGGCTGCTCTCCAGACCACGGGCGTGAAGACGAGTCCAGAGCTCATACTCGAGCAAGCGACTCGCCACCAGCGTCTCGCGCCACAGCGCATCCGGCGGCGACCGGTCCTCAGCGAGCAGATGAGCCAGAGCAACCGATGTGTCGAGGTAGATCAACGATCGGACCGATCGTCGGCCAACTCCGCAAGGAGTCTCTCGAGCGGCGCCACCGGAAGGCGTCCAGGGATCTCGCCGAGCTCACCCACCGGGGCCGTGAGCCAGCCTTGGCGAACGGCATCGGCCAGGACCGCATCCGATAACTCGCGACTACGCGACGGGCGAGGTGGACTCAGTTCGGCAACCACCTTGTCTCGATCGGTCACCAGGACCGTTTCACCGCTGGCCGCCAAGCGCACGTACTCGCTCAGCCGGTTCTTGAGGACTTTGATTCCTACGGATCGCATCCTCCAATAGTAGCCACCAGTAGCTACTTTCAGCAAGGGGCGAGCCGGTCCGAGCGGAGAAACATCCCCGCCCCCGCCGACGTTCTGAAGTCGAAAGGGACCTCTGACATTGGATTGCAACGGGAGATTCTCCGATGGTTCTTCGACGCTCGCTTTCCGCCCTCCTGCTCGCAGGCCTCGCGCTGACCGCCGAAGGCGAAATCCTCGGGGGCTCGTTCCCGGGAATCGACTTCGGTGACACCGAGAAGTCCGTCCGCGCTGCCCTGAAATCGGCCTGCACCAAGCTTTCGACCGTCGCGGTCGAGCCGCCGAGCCTGCCGATCGCCGAGACCTCCGAGAGCCATCTCGTCTGTCTCGGCTACCAGTCCCAAGGCGTCGAGCTCGGCGAGGTCGCCTTCACCTTCGCCGATGACGGGCTCGCCCTCATCGAGGCCCGCCGCGGCGCCATCGAATCCTTGCTTCCCAAGGCCGGCGAGCACAACGCCTCCCTCGGCGGCTATGACGCCTATCTCTCGACCTGGACGGTCGCTCATGCGGACGAAGACGCCGTCTGGGCCTTGACCGAAGCGGCGGCGCGCTCCTATCTCTTCCTGTGGCGGAATCCGGACCTGCCTTCCAACCCCGAGCCTCGCTCCAGCCACCGCCCGAGCATCGCGGCCCCCAAGATCCTCGAGTTCGGCGCCGACCTCGAGACCATGACCGAACGCTTATCGGCGGCCTGTCAGGGCATCAGCACCGAGGAGATCGCCGAGCCTTGGCTACCCTCGAAGCCTCGGCGCCAAACTCAGATCAACTGCTTCGGCCACCGCTTCGCGGGCTACCCGAGGAAGATCGAAGCGGTCTTTGGGGACGGTCGCCTCGAGCTGGCCTGGATCTTGACCGGCAAGGGCGAGGAAGACCGCATCCGCCAGGCGCTGATCGCCGCCCACGGCCCGGCCGAGATCGTCAGCCAGAACTACGAGGCCTTCGCCGGCGGCCGCATCGCCCTGCGCAAAGACAAACCGGAGGTCTTGCTGCTCTCGGAGCCGCTGGTGCCCCTCTATCAGGCGACCTTCGCCGGCGACGATTAGCCCGACCTCAGGGCGAGCCCACGGCAGTCGGCGCGGAAGCCTGAAAAATCAGCCCACGCCAACGGTGGCCGGCTCCGCAGCACCCGCCGTCCAGGCATCGTGCTGCCCGGCGGCCAGTCTTCCGATCAACCAGATGAAGGGCTCGGTGTGGCCGTCCAGAACGCAGGAGCCGGTGCAGACGCTCTCGAGAAGCCCCTGGACATCGCTCGAGCATAGGGCCGCGATGGCCTGAGGATTGGTGAGGCGCAGCGAGCAGAAGGGCGCCCCCGCCCTGGCTCCACCAGCTCCCAAGGTGACCTTGCCGGCCTCGATTCCGATCGAGATCGCCTCCCCTTCGCCGGCATCACCGAGCGAGATGGCGAGGCTCGGGGCTCGCACCGTGGCCGTCGCCAGGTCCGCCTCCAACTCGGCGCTGAATCTCTCGGCCCATTCCTCCAGACGAGCTCGTTCCCGCCGAGGATCGCTCGACGCTGCCGCTGGACGGCCACTGTCACCGGACTCGGCCTTCAAAGCCTGGTCGACCTCACGCTCGGCGTCGAGGAGAGCCTCGAGGGTCCTGTCGACATCCTCGCGGGTGTGAAACGCCGAGCAGATGAACCGCAGACGACCGCGGCCGCTCTCCACGATCGGGTAGGTCACGGCCGCCGTGTGAACGCCCCGCTCGTACAGACCGCGAGCCACCGCGTAGAGCCTGTCCTTGTCGGCGAAAAGCGGCGTGACGATCGGACCATCGCCGGTGCCGAGGTCGTAGCCGGCGTCGCAGAAACGCCGCCGCATGTAGCCGGTCGTATCCCAGAGCCGCTCGCGGAGCGCATCTTCCTCGCGCAGCCGACGCAAGGCGGCGAGGGCGGCCGCGATATCCGCCGGGCTCACCGAGGCCTGAAAGATGTAGGCCCGCGACGACGACTTCAGCAGGGCGACGTGCTCGGCGCTGGCGGCCACCACCCCGCCGAGGCTGCCGAGGGCTTTGCTGAGGGTCGTCATGATGAAGTCGACCTTCTCCGTAACCCCGCGAGCGGCGCAGAGGCCGGCACCTCGCGGACCGTAGAAGCCGAAGGAGTGGGCCTCGTCCACGTAGACCAGGGCACCGTGCTCCTTGGCCGTTCGCACGATGTCCGCCAGCGGTGCCGCCCCCTCGCCCATGCTGTAGACGCTTTCGATCACCACCAGAACGGTGCGGTCCGGCGCCACCTCGGTGCGCAAGACCGCTTCCAGATCTATCCGGTTGTTGTGCTGAAAGGTCCGAATCGTCGCCCCACAGAGTCGAGCGCCATCGACCAGCGAGGCATGACAGAGCTGATCCATCACCACCACATCGTTCTCGCCGAGCAGCGTTGCCACCACTCCCAGATTGGCGGTGTAGCCGGTGGGAAACAGGCAGGCGGCCGGCTTGCCGACGGTCGCCGCAAAAGCACTCTCGAACTCGAGGTGGAGATCGGTCACTCCGGAGGCCGCGGCGGATGTCCCCATGCCCGTCCCGAGCTGCACCAGGGCTGAGCCGGCGGTCGCGATGACCTCCGGATCTCTGTTGAGGCCGAGGTAGAGGTTGGTGGTCCAGATGATGGCGTCGCGCTCTTCTCGAGTCGCGGCGACGGCGACGGTGCCGCGGGTGGCGCTGCCGGTGCGGAGCAACTTGCCCGCGGGGTCGCCGCCGGAACGGCGCGCCAGCTCTTTGAGCTCGCGCACCAGGGTGCTCTTGTCGCTGGTCGACCAAGCGGCCGCCTTCGCCGCCAGAAACGGTGGATGGCTGGTCGCAAGCTGGGCCTGAAAACGCGCCAGGGAGGAATCCTTCAACGCCCTGCTCGAGTCGGGTATTTCGTCGCTTCCCGCCCTTGGGCCGAGGGCCAATTCGACCGCCGCCGCCGCCGTCGAGCCCTCGATGACCAGCGACGCCGGCAGCGACCGGCCAGTGATCACCGCCAGCCGACGTCCCAGCTCCACCGCCGTCAGCGAGTCGACGCCGAGATCCTCGAGGGGCCGATCCGCCGGCACCTGCTCGGCATCCCCCAGTCCCAGCAGGGTCGCGATCTCGCCCTGAAATGCTCTGAGAACCGCCACCGCAGGCTCGTCCTCCGACCGCTCGGAATCCTTCTCCACCTGGCGGCGAGCGGGGGCAAGGGGTGGCGGCTCCAAACTCGGCAGTCCTTGGCGGTCGAGCTTGCCGTTGGGCAGCCGAGGAAGCGCCTCGAGGCGCACCACGACCTGCGGCACCATGTATTTCGGCAGGCGCTCGCCGAGATAGGCACGCACCGCTTCCGGCGCCACCGCGTCGGCCCGCCCCACCGCGTACACCGCCAGACGCTCATGACCAGCATCGCCCGCCACCAGCGCCGCCGCGGCACCGTCCACCCCGGGCATCGACTCGAGGGTCGATTCGATCTCTTCGAGCTCGACCCGAAATCCCCGAACCTTGACCTGTTGATCGACTCGGCCCAGGAAATCGAGCGCGCCATCGGCCCGCCAGCGCGCCAGATCGCCCGTCTTGTAAAGGCGCTCCTCTGGAATCGCCACGCTCGGGCGGGGCTCGAGGAAGCGCTCCCTGGTGAGCTCCTCATCGTGCAGGTAGCCGCGCGCTAGCTGGTTTCCGGCCAGGTACAGCTCTCCCGCCACCCCGACCGGCACCGGCTTCAGGGACTCGTCGAGGACGTAGGACCGGGAGCCCGTCACCGGCTTGCCGATGGTGATCGTCTCGACGTCCTCCGGGACCTCCGTCGCCGTCGAAAAGACCGTGTCTTCGGTCGGCCCATAGAAGTTGAGGATGCGCAGCCCGGATTCGAGCCCATGGAGCCGCTCGACCAGCGACTTCTTGAGCACCTCGCCACCCAGAACGAGACACTTCAAACGCGGCGGCATGGGCCCCGCCACCAGCAACGCTTGGATCGCCGACGGCACCGTCATGCATGTCCGGACGCGCTGGGCCGCGGGCTGCTGCGGGAGCTGCAAGAGATTCTCCGCCAGCACCACCGTACCGCCCAGCGACAACGATCCCAGAATCTCCATGACCGACGGATCGAAGCACACCGAAGTCGTCGCCGCCACCGCCGATAGCTCGTCGTCATCCAGCAGCTCGCCGAGGGCCTGGCTCAACGCAACCACGCTGCGGTGCTCGACGGCCACCCCCTTGGGTCGCCCCGTCGAGCCCGAGGTGTAGATAACGTAGGCCAGATCCTGCGCCGAGGGCCCGGCGAACCCGGACTCCCCGTCCGCTCCGATCTCCTCGAAACACAGGGCTGGCGACCCCGCCGAGCCAAAGTCCACCGCCTTCTCATCGTCCACGATGACGGCGGCCGCGCCGGCGTGCTGCAGCATGTACCGCAACCGCTCCTGGGGATAGGCAGGGTCCAAGGGCACGTAGGCGCTCCCCCCTCGCAAGATCCCGACGAGGGCCGCCACCAGCTCCCAGGATCGGCCCATGCACACTCCGACCAGCGAGCCCGGCGCCACCCCTTGAGCCAGAAGTCCTCTCGCCACGGCGTCGGCACGATCCACCAGACGGCGGTAGGTGACCTCGGTTTCGCCATCGTGGATGGCGGTGCGCTCCGGGTGGGCAAGCGCTCGCCGCTCGA encodes the following:
- a CDS encoding amino acid adenylation domain-containing protein, whose product is MTTSRRGRDSSPTVARNENETLSRMLERRALAHPERTAIHDGETEVTYRRLVDRADAVARGLLAQGVAPGSLVGVCMGRSWELVAALVGILRGGSAYVPLDPAYPQERLRYMLQHAGAAAVIVDDEKAVDFGSAGSPALCFEEIGADGESGFAGPSAQDLAYVIYTSGSTGRPKGVAVEHRSVVALSQALGELLDDDELSAVAATTSVCFDPSVMEILGSLSLGGTVVLAENLLQLPQQPAAQRVRTCMTVPSAIQALLVAGPMPPRLKCLVLGGEVLKKSLVERLHGLESGLRILNFYGPTEDTVFSTATEVPEDVETITIGKPVTGSRSYVLDESLKPVPVGVAGELYLAGNQLARGYLHDEELTRERFLEPRPSVAIPEERLYKTGDLARWRADGALDFLGRVDQQVKVRGFRVELEEIESTLESMPGVDGAAAALVAGDAGHERLAVYAVGRADAVAPEAVRAYLGERLPKYMVPQVVVRLEALPRLPNGKLDRQGLPSLEPPPLAPARRQVEKDSERSEDEPAVAVLRAFQGEIATLLGLGDAEQVPADRPLEDLGVDSLTAVELGRRLAVITGRSLPASLVIEGSTAAAAVELALGPRAGSDEIPDSSRALKDSSLARFQAQLATSHPPFLAAKAAAWSTSDKSTLVRELKELARRSGGDPAGKLLRTGSATRGTVAVAATREERDAIIWTTNLYLGLNRDPEVIATAGSALVQLGTGMGTSAAASGVTDLHLEFESAFAATVGKPAACLFPTGYTANLGVVATLLGENDVVVMDQLCHASLVDGARLCGATIRTFQHNNRIDLEAVLRTEVAPDRTVLVVIESVYSMGEGAAPLADIVRTAKEHGALVYVDEAHSFGFYGPRGAGLCAARGVTEKVDFIMTTLSKALGSLGGVVAASAEHVALLKSSSRAYIFQASVSPADIAAALAALRRLREEDALRERLWDTTGYMRRRFCDAGYDLGTGDGPIVTPLFADKDRLYAVARGLYERGVHTAAVTYPIVESGRGRLRFICSAFHTREDVDRTLEALLDAEREVDQALKAESGDSGRPAAASSDPRRERARLEEWAERFSAELEADLATATVRAPSLAISLGDAGEGEAISIGIEAGKVTLGAGGARAGAPFCSLRLTNPQAIAALCSSDVQGLLESVCTGSCVLDGHTEPFIWLIGRLAAGQHDAWTAGAAEPATVGVG
- a CDS encoding DMT family transporter, yielding MWIALLLSIIVGTAIVVQNGANAHLMKNSSLWLLLAVGNLVAAGLSAAFFLTQRKGEVLADLSRLPPLVLVPAVCGFAITAGMPLAIERLGVFKTVLLVIACQILAGIAWDRFVTETAVAGNQLFGAALILGGVLLVLKPAG
- a CDS encoding PIN domain-containing protein, with product MIYLDTSVALAHLLAEDRSPPDALWRETLVASRLLEYELWTRLHARGLESSHGELAAELTARLAFLELSAPVLERALKPFPAALRTSDALHLASADFLRGRGLEVEIATYDERFAQAARALGFALNPL
- a CDS encoding prevent-host-death protein, which codes for MRSVGIKVLKNRLSEYVRLAASGETVLVTDRDKVVAELSPPRPSRSRELSDAVLADAVRQGWLTAPVGELGEIPGRLPVAPLERLLAELADDRSDR